A stretch of the Xiphophorus couchianus chromosome 15, X_couchianus-1.0, whole genome shotgun sequence genome encodes the following:
- the lamp5 gene encoding lysosome-associated membrane glycoprotein 5 has protein sequence MGRLSFSTKESAGLLLLCVCGVLALPAVLAEQEGENLSGLSDNPDKAIFAVRENGTTCLMVEFAAKFLVPYDVLALNGIDLITEQASFTLPRGAEIEGKCGSTDSEIHISWKNNAYILRIYFSKEFREKGIEVWKVNKIQFVYDTSETSHFINAYNPGKHTASTHKLSALVTPAGRSYVCTAQQTVTLISSDHQKGITFSMYDIQIQPFDIASDFIFSAPYQCITDQREHLEEILPLILGLILGLIIIITLTIYHFHLKLTANQPQLPRDRSMYKNM, from the exons ATGGGGCGGCTCAGTTTCAGCACCAAGGAAAGCGCTGGACTTTtgctgctttgtgtgtgtg GTGTGCTGGCGCTGCCCGCGGTGCTGGCGGAGCAGGAGGGGGAGAACCTGTCCGGGCTCTCGGACAACCCGGACAAAGCCATCTTCGCGGTCCGCGAGAACGGAACGACGTGCCTGATGGTGGAGTTCGCCGCCAAATTCCTCGTGCCATATGACGTGCTCGCGCTTAATGGGATAGAC ctcATCACAGAGCAGGCTTCTTTCACGCTGCCCCGGGGGGCAGAAATCGAGGGGAAATGTGGGAGCACCGACTCAGAGATCCACATCTCTTGGAAGAACAACGCCTACATCCTCCGCATTTACTTCTCAAAG GAGTTCCGCGAAAAGGGTATTGAGGTGTGGAAGGTCAACAAAATTCAGTTCGTCTACGACACCTCGGAGACCTCGCACTTCATCAACGCATACAACC CTGGAAAGCACACAGCCAGCACCCACAAGCTCTCGGCCCTAGTGACCCCAGCCGGGCGCTCCTACGTGTGCACGGCTCAGCAGACCGTCACCCTCATCTCGAGCGATCACCAGAAGGGCATCACGTTCTCCATGTACGACATCCAGATCCAACCCTTTGACATCGCCTCGGACTTCATCTTCAGTGCAC CTTACCAGTGTATCACAGACCAGCGGGAGCACCTAGAGGAGATCCTCCCCCTAATCCTGGGCCTCATTCTTGGTCTAATAATCATCATCACGCTCACCATCTACCACTTCCACCTCAAGCTGACAGCGAATCAGCCACAGCTTCCAAGAGATCGCTCTATGTACAAGAACATGTAG
- the LOC114158367 gene encoding ankyrin repeat and KH domain-containing protein 1-like: MLKTTGQTGTKILLDAMSKDKVHLARFVLDALDGEIVDSTADGAQTPLISSVLLPDSQTRCKFIELLLHRGASVNHQDGNGRTALSYACEKGYLDAVKILVQNGADPEILDSWGNTPLMYAAVADHTLVVEFLVRAFKRLGLRIDRQNKAGNSAVEVAKFLGHTECISALTNISKRSREADEGKFEGKVDCLASKLEVLKMSGRAEMSHSCTLQSMPQIKPSRLPPMEFERENNKSSLGPQDMIFFGARTPVPRPGIYNQPISKQCTFQEKMPSSTHHLPPLLNGRDAEKSIFFSPQPNRNMPHPCAPSTLGILLTPILPNKRETERGKGEIFPRGKI, translated from the coding sequence ATGCTCAAAACTACTGGGCAGACGGGCACAAAAATCCTCCTGGACGCGATGTCCAAGGATAAAGTCCACTTGGCCAGGTTTGTTCTGGACGCGCTGGATGGGGAAATCGTTGACTCCACAGCGGACGGCGCACAGACGCCCCTCATCTCTTCCGTTCTGCTGCCCGACAGCCAGACCCGATGTAAGTTCATAGAGCTTCTGCTGCACAGAGGGGCCAGTGTTAACCACCAAGATGGGAACGGACGCACAGCGCTCAGCTACGCCTGCGAGAAGGGCTACCTGGACGCGGTTAAGATCCTGGTCCAGAACGGCGCAGATCCAGAGATCCTGGACTCGTGGGGAAACACCCCGTTGATGTACGCGGCTGTAGCGGATCACACCTTAGTTGTTGAGTTTTTGGTGAGAGCCTTCAAGAGGTTAGGTCTGCGGATAGACAGGCAGAATAAAGCTGGCAACTCTGCAGTTGAAGTGGCAAAGTTCCTCGGTCACACAGAGTGCATTTCTGCGCTTACCAATATCTCTAAGAGGAGCCGTGAGGCTGATGAAGGCAAGTTTGAGGGAAAAGTTGATTGTTTAGCCAGTAAACTTGAAGTCCTCAAAATGAGTGGCCGTGCAGAAATGTCTCACAGTTGTACCTTGCAATCAATGCCTCAGATAAAGCCCAGCCGTTTGCCACCGATGGagtttgaaagagaaaataataaatcctCTTTGGGTCCACAGGATATGATCTTCTTTGGAGCACGCACTCCCGTGCCCCGACCAGGGATTTACAATCAACCCATTTCTAAACAATGCACCTTCCAGGAAAAGATGCCCTCCTCTACTCATCACTTGCCCCCTCTCTTAAACGGCCGTGACGCTGAAAAGTCCATTTTCTTCTCCCCCCAGCCAAACAGAAACATGCCGCATCCCTGTGCGCCATCCACTCTTGGCATCTTACTGACTCCCATTCTTCCCAACAAACGTGAGACTGAGAGAGGGAAGGGAGAAATCTTTCCGCGTGGGAAAATTTAA